A genomic segment from Perca flavescens isolate YP-PL-M2 chromosome 13, PFLA_1.0, whole genome shotgun sequence encodes:
- the dtx2 gene encoding putative E3 ubiquitin-protein ligase DTX2 isoform X1: MAIVSGSCARVNGSRNGPSVSATPSGSVGQSQPMIAVWEWQDDLGYWRPYSGQVSAYIERCLASRGQRGGGGGGPGSTSICLGQSDPSLSPYLIDIPSLKQFRQDTGKTRSVRRSLFAQSSGLGSGVYWEWLNDEGGWTPYETRTSILLEHSYQARQGTADLGPHGYNYIVDLTSLAQVNKATGFRRQVRRQCNLPYPLASSGPPAIPSGLACSCQQCLSHSSTGPMPSRSRHSFSSGSLNRPSLQATGRATAAHPTSVYSPYPRRPLSVGAMSWGSPWPPPPSGSQLSAPLMTSSTSANGLSVPSISVQLNGSTSVSSALAGMASILMSAVGLGVHFTTAPLPQQQQQQQQQPAPFSLPPPPPLLPPASRPSKPHSSSSSVRRAKRQHRRASAQRPEEVIQRYMEVVAGVPDEDCIICMDQLSNPSGYETPSTEEGGQSILPDTVGKFIKCGHTLHMLCMLAMYNNGTKDGSLQCPSCKTIYGEKTGTQPKGKMEIYSIAQSLPGHPDCGTIQIIYSIPPGIQGPEHPNPGQPYTCRGFPRFCFLPDNDKGRKVLELLKVAWMRRLIFIVGTSSTTGEPDTVVWNGIHHKTEMMSNLSGHGYPDPNYLDNVLSELASQGVTEDCFKPPGSSSSS; this comes from the exons ATGGCGATTGTGTCTGGCTCCTGTGCCAGGGTAAACGGGTCTAGAAATGGGCCGTCTGTGTCAGCTACACCCTCTGGATCTGTTGGACAATCTCAGCCCATGATAGCGGTATGGGAATGGCAGGATGACTTGGGCTATTGGCGGCCTTACAGCGGCCAAGTGAGCGCCTACATCGAGCGGTGTTTGGCATCGCGGggccagagaggaggaggaggaggaggacccGGCTCAACGAGCATCTGCCTCGGACAATCAGACCCAAGCCTGTCGCCTTATCTCATTGACATACCAAGCTTGAAACAGTTTCGGCAGGACACAG gaAAGACACGGTCAGTACGTCGGTCCCTGTTTGCCCAGTCCTCAGGCCTCGGCAGTGGTGTGTACTGGGAATGGCTCAACGATGAAGGAGGATGGACTCCATATGAGACTCGAACCTCTATCCTCTTAGAGCACAGCTATCAGGCCCGCCAAGGCACGGCAGACTTGGGCCCGCATGGATACAATTACATAGTGGATCTTACATCTCTGGCCCAAGTTAACAAAGCAACGGGTTTCAGACGGCAGGTCCGACGGCAGTGTAACCTCCCCTACCCACTGGCCTCCTCTGGCCCCCCAGCTATCCCCTCGGGCCTTGCATGCTCCTGCCAGCAGTGTTTGAGCCACAGCAGCACAGGACCCATGCCCAGCCGTTCACGACATTCCTTTTCATCAGGCAGTCTGAACCGGCCCAGTCTTCAAGCAACAGGGAGGGCTACAGCGGCACATCCCACTTCTGTCTACTCGCCGTACCCTAGGAGACCCCTTTCTGTCGGGGCAATGTCCTGGGGCAGCCCCTGGCCTCCACCCCCCTCTGGTAGTCAACTGTCGGCACCGCTTATGACCAGCTCTACCAGTGCCAATGGTttaag TGTTCCTTCCATCTCTGTGCAGCTGAATGGATCGACCAGTGTAAGCTCTGCCCTGGCAG GCATGGCCTCCATTTTGATGTCAGCAGTGGGACTCGGCGTGCACTTCACCACTGCCCCCCTCcctcaacagcagcagcagcaacagcagcaacctgctcctttctctcttcctcctcctcctcctctcctccccccagCCAGCAGGCCCAGCAAgccccacagcagcagcagttcagTTAGGAGAGCAAAGAGGCAGCACAGGAGAG CCTCAGCTCAGAGACCTGAGGAGGTGATTCAGCGCTACATGGAGGTAGTTGCCGGAGTACCAGATGAG GATTGCATTATCTGCATGGATCAACTGTCTAATCCATCCGGCTATGAGACACCGTCCACAGAGGAGGGAGGCCAGAGCATCCTGCCAGACACTGTGGGGAAATTCATCAAATGTGGACACACCCTGCACATGCTCTGCATGCTGGCCATGTACAACAACGGGACAAAG GACGGCAGTCTGCAGTGCCCCTCGTGCAAGACAATCTATGGAGAGAAGACCGGCACCCAGCCCAAAGGCAAGATGGAAATTTACAGCATTGCCCAGTCGTTGCCAGGCCACCCAGACTGTGGCACCATCCAGATCATCTACAGCATACCACCTGGCATACAG GGCCCGGAACATCCCAACCCAGGACAGCCGTACACCTGTAGAGGCTTCCCTCGCTTCTGTTTTCTACCAGACAACGACAAGGGCAGgaag gTGCTGGAGCTGCTGAAGGTGGCGTGGATGAGACGCCTCATCTTCATCGTGGGAACGTCCAGCACCACCGGCGAGCCCGACACAGTGGTGTGGAACGGCATCCACCACAAAACCGAGATGATGTCCAACTTGTCGGGCCACGGCTACCCCGACCCCAACTATTTGGACAATGTTCTGTCTGAGCTGGCCTCTCAGGGCGTGACAGAGGACTGCTTCAAACCtccaggcagcagcagcagcagctag
- the dtx2 gene encoding putative E3 ubiquitin-protein ligase DTX2 isoform X2, with amino-acid sequence MAIVSGSCARVNGSRNGPSVSATPSGSVGQSQPMIAVWEWQDDLGYWRPYSGQVSAYIERCLASRGQRGGGGGGPGSTSICLGQSDPSLSPYLIDIPSLKQFRQDTGKTRSVRRSLFAQSSGLGSGVYWEWLNDEGGWTPYETRTSILLEHSYQARQGTADLGPHGYNYIVDLTSLAQVNKATGFRRQVRRQCNLPYPLASSGPPAIPSGLACSCQQCLSHSSTGPMPSRSRHSFSSGSLNRPSLQATGRATAAHPTSVYSPYPRRPLSVGAMSWGSPWPPPPSGSQLSAPLMTSSTSANGLSVPSISVQLNGSTSVSSALAASAQRPEEVIQRYMEVVAGVPDEDCIICMDQLSNPSGYETPSTEEGGQSILPDTVGKFIKCGHTLHMLCMLAMYNNGTKDGSLQCPSCKTIYGEKTGTQPKGKMEIYSIAQSLPGHPDCGTIQIIYSIPPGIQGPEHPNPGQPYTCRGFPRFCFLPDNDKGRKVLELLKVAWMRRLIFIVGTSSTTGEPDTVVWNGIHHKTEMMSNLSGHGYPDPNYLDNVLSELASQGVTEDCFKPPGSSSSS; translated from the exons ATGGCGATTGTGTCTGGCTCCTGTGCCAGGGTAAACGGGTCTAGAAATGGGCCGTCTGTGTCAGCTACACCCTCTGGATCTGTTGGACAATCTCAGCCCATGATAGCGGTATGGGAATGGCAGGATGACTTGGGCTATTGGCGGCCTTACAGCGGCCAAGTGAGCGCCTACATCGAGCGGTGTTTGGCATCGCGGggccagagaggaggaggaggaggaggacccGGCTCAACGAGCATCTGCCTCGGACAATCAGACCCAAGCCTGTCGCCTTATCTCATTGACATACCAAGCTTGAAACAGTTTCGGCAGGACACAG gaAAGACACGGTCAGTACGTCGGTCCCTGTTTGCCCAGTCCTCAGGCCTCGGCAGTGGTGTGTACTGGGAATGGCTCAACGATGAAGGAGGATGGACTCCATATGAGACTCGAACCTCTATCCTCTTAGAGCACAGCTATCAGGCCCGCCAAGGCACGGCAGACTTGGGCCCGCATGGATACAATTACATAGTGGATCTTACATCTCTGGCCCAAGTTAACAAAGCAACGGGTTTCAGACGGCAGGTCCGACGGCAGTGTAACCTCCCCTACCCACTGGCCTCCTCTGGCCCCCCAGCTATCCCCTCGGGCCTTGCATGCTCCTGCCAGCAGTGTTTGAGCCACAGCAGCACAGGACCCATGCCCAGCCGTTCACGACATTCCTTTTCATCAGGCAGTCTGAACCGGCCCAGTCTTCAAGCAACAGGGAGGGCTACAGCGGCACATCCCACTTCTGTCTACTCGCCGTACCCTAGGAGACCCCTTTCTGTCGGGGCAATGTCCTGGGGCAGCCCCTGGCCTCCACCCCCCTCTGGTAGTCAACTGTCGGCACCGCTTATGACCAGCTCTACCAGTGCCAATGGTttaag TGTTCCTTCCATCTCTGTGCAGCTGAATGGATCGACCAGTGTAAGCTCTGCCCTGGCAG CCTCAGCTCAGAGACCTGAGGAGGTGATTCAGCGCTACATGGAGGTAGTTGCCGGAGTACCAGATGAG GATTGCATTATCTGCATGGATCAACTGTCTAATCCATCCGGCTATGAGACACCGTCCACAGAGGAGGGAGGCCAGAGCATCCTGCCAGACACTGTGGGGAAATTCATCAAATGTGGACACACCCTGCACATGCTCTGCATGCTGGCCATGTACAACAACGGGACAAAG GACGGCAGTCTGCAGTGCCCCTCGTGCAAGACAATCTATGGAGAGAAGACCGGCACCCAGCCCAAAGGCAAGATGGAAATTTACAGCATTGCCCAGTCGTTGCCAGGCCACCCAGACTGTGGCACCATCCAGATCATCTACAGCATACCACCTGGCATACAG GGCCCGGAACATCCCAACCCAGGACAGCCGTACACCTGTAGAGGCTTCCCTCGCTTCTGTTTTCTACCAGACAACGACAAGGGCAGgaag gTGCTGGAGCTGCTGAAGGTGGCGTGGATGAGACGCCTCATCTTCATCGTGGGAACGTCCAGCACCACCGGCGAGCCCGACACAGTGGTGTGGAACGGCATCCACCACAAAACCGAGATGATGTCCAACTTGTCGGGCCACGGCTACCCCGACCCCAACTATTTGGACAATGTTCTGTCTGAGCTGGCCTCTCAGGGCGTGACAGAGGACTGCTTCAAACCtccaggcagcagcagcagcagctag